In the Salinirubrum litoreum genome, one interval contains:
- the tmk gene encoding dTMP kinase, protein MLVTLEGLDGSGKTTVWEALSDRYPEAVFTHEPTDSWYGDAVNRAIDDDDADPLATLFLFTADHADHLSRVVRPALAEGNLVVSDRYADSRYAYQAASLADAEIQRPLEYIRGIHAAFTRPPDKTIYLDVDPETAAARSGATNKFEQAGYLAEVRANYERLIDADPNRFVRVDATQSPEAVLDSVEDVFDRLLADD, encoded by the coding sequence ATGCTCGTCACGCTCGAAGGACTCGACGGCTCCGGGAAGACCACCGTCTGGGAGGCGCTCTCCGACCGCTACCCCGAGGCGGTGTTCACCCACGAACCCACCGACTCGTGGTACGGCGACGCGGTGAACCGGGCCATCGACGACGACGACGCCGACCCACTGGCCACACTCTTTCTGTTCACCGCCGACCACGCCGACCACCTCTCGCGTGTCGTCCGCCCCGCACTCGCCGAGGGGAACCTCGTCGTCTCGGACCGGTACGCCGACTCCCGGTACGCCTACCAGGCCGCGAGTCTCGCCGACGCCGAGATTCAGCGCCCGCTGGAGTACATCCGGGGCATCCACGCTGCGTTCACGCGCCCACCGGACAAGACCATCTACCTCGACGTGGACCCCGAGACCGCCGCCGCCCGAAGCGGCGCGACCAACAAGTTCGAGCAGGCCGGCTACCTCGCGGAGGTCCGCGCGAACTACGAACGACTGATCGACGCCGACCCGAACCGGTTCGTCCGTGTCGACGCCACGCAGTCGCCCGAGGCGGTGTTAGACAGCGTGGAGGACGTGTTCGACCGACTGCTGGCCGACGACTGA
- a CDS encoding ribonuclease P protein component 4: MGVPAERLDRLHALARAAARDGDPERARYYVRLARRVGERNRVRLPRTFRRFTCDACDAYLLPGRNARVRLQSGHVVVTCDCGVQARYPYRD; encoded by the coding sequence ATGGGAGTTCCGGCCGAACGACTCGACCGACTACACGCCCTCGCGCGAGCAGCGGCCCGCGACGGCGACCCCGAGCGCGCCCGGTACTACGTCCGTCTCGCCCGTCGGGTGGGCGAGCGGAACCGCGTGCGACTCCCGCGAACGTTCCGTCGGTTCACCTGTGACGCGTGTGACGCCTACCTCCTCCCCGGTCGGAACGCGCGGGTGCGACTCCAGTCGGGTCACGTCGTCGTCACCTGCGACTGCGGCGTGCAGGCGCGGTACCCGTACCGCGACTGA
- a CDS encoding plastocyanin/azurin family copper-binding protein codes for MNRRDFLRTAGGATGAVAAATSTASAQNESGGGSSGGGTTHTVEMTDGLVFDPASIEIAPGDTIEWPNVGSVGHSVTFYDDGIPEGATYFASGGFDSEEAARTGWNNGEGNVAGGESVSHTFETLGTYEYFCIPHEGAGMVAEVVVTENPGSGGGGGGGGEKELHDLGVPIQAHWVGSATILGIIATLVFTFYVLKYGESPNTGNTGGRD; via the coding sequence ATGAACAGGCGGGACTTTCTGCGAACGGCCGGTGGCGCGACCGGCGCGGTAGCAGCCGCCACGAGCACTGCGTCCGCCCAAAACGAGAGCGGAGGCGGGAGCAGTGGTGGCGGGACGACACACACCGTCGAGATGACGGACGGCCTCGTGTTCGATCCGGCGAGCATCGAGATCGCACCCGGAGACACCATCGAGTGGCCGAACGTCGGCAGCGTCGGGCACTCGGTCACGTTCTACGACGATGGCATCCCGGAGGGAGCCACCTACTTCGCGTCCGGTGGGTTCGACTCCGAGGAGGCCGCCCGGACCGGGTGGAACAACGGCGAGGGGAACGTCGCGGGCGGCGAGTCCGTGAGCCACACCTTCGAGACGCTCGGCACCTACGAGTACTTCTGCATCCCCCACGAGGGGGCAGGGATGGTCGCCGAGGTCGTCGTCACCGAGAACCCCGGCAGCGGGGGCGGTGGCGGCGGTGGCGGCGAGAAGGAACTCCACGACCTCGGCGTCCCGATCCAGGCTCACTGGGTCGGCTCCGCGACGATCCTCGGGATCATCGCGACGCTCGTGTTCACCTTCTACGTCCTCAAGTACGGCGAGTCGCCGAACACCGGCAACACGGGGGGACGTGACTGA
- a CDS encoding cytochrome b: MSLEKKDDYDHKGWMETKDLSPVETTFLTALIWLDKRLRIVDYLEILETLYYRVNLQMPKSHTEQYNLDNKFWYWYPLYALGSFSTLAYIVAAISGALLGFYYSPAAAQGATGDPSVAYASIELIMRELQFGYMLRSIHRWSAQVMVAAVFLHMLRVYFTGAYKEPRELNWLIGIVLISLTMVFGYTGYLLPWDQLAFWAGQIGVEMSLSIPLIGEWVAQLLFGGFTLSQATLQRMYILHVFFLPFVVTTLIAIHIGIVWVQGIAEPH, encoded by the coding sequence ATGAGTTTAGAGAAAAAAGACGACTACGATCACAAGGGCTGGATGGAGACGAAGGACCTGTCTCCCGTCGAGACGACGTTCCTGACGGCGCTGATCTGGCTCGACAAACGGCTCCGGATCGTCGACTATCTGGAGATTCTGGAGACCCTCTACTACCGGGTCAACCTCCAGATGCCCAAGAGCCACACCGAGCAGTACAACCTCGACAACAAGTTCTGGTACTGGTACCCCCTGTACGCGCTGGGGTCGTTCTCGACGCTCGCGTACATCGTGGCCGCGATCAGCGGGGCCTTACTGGGGTTCTACTACTCCCCCGCAGCCGCACAGGGGGCGACCGGCGACCCCTCGGTCGCGTACGCCTCCATCGAACTGATCATGCGGGAACTCCAGTTCGGCTACATGCTCCGCTCCATCCACCGGTGGTCCGCACAGGTGATGGTCGCGGCAGTGTTCCTGCACATGCTCCGTGTCTACTTCACGGGCGCGTACAAGGAACCGCGTGAGCTGAACTGGCTGATCGGCATCGTGCTCATCAGCCTGACGATGGTGTTCGGGTACACCGGCTACCTGCTCCCGTGGGACCAGCTGGCCTTCTGGGCCGGCCAGATCGGTGTCGAGATGAGCCTCTCGATCCCCCTGATCGGCGAGTGGGTCGCCCAGCTACTGTTCGGCGGCTTCACGCTGAGTCAGGCGACGCTCCAGCGAATGTACATCCTGCACGTGTTCTTCCTCCCGTTCGTGGTGACGACGCTGATCGCCATCCACATCGGGATCGTCTGGGTGCAGGGCATCGCGGAACCGCACTGA
- a CDS encoding DUF7318 family protein, with protein sequence MSSTGSTYGDIHRYEPARESTAAAIAIVLLTILEIGFVFLFAYGFVSGWALSEFGNMFLGGLLAMIFIDLAFVLALYRKEFLPDVMIVKKRRRKWEDLYIREDDVDGTEFADGAWDQVKRAIYPYYKR encoded by the coding sequence ATGTCCAGCACCGGAAGCACCTACGGCGACATCCACCGGTACGAACCGGCACGTGAGAGCACGGCGGCGGCGATCGCGATCGTCCTCCTGACGATCCTGGAGATCGGCTTCGTGTTCCTGTTCGCGTACGGCTTCGTCTCCGGGTGGGCACTCTCGGAGTTCGGGAACATGTTCCTCGGCGGTCTGCTGGCGATGATCTTCATCGATCTCGCCTTCGTGCTGGCGCTGTACCGGAAGGAGTTCCTCCCCGACGTGATGATCGTGAAGAAGCGGCGTCGCAAGTGGGAGGACCTCTACATCCGCGAGGACGACGTAGACGGGACCGAGTTCGCCGACGGCGCGTGGGACCAAGTGAAGCGGGCGATCTACCCGTACTACAAGCGGTGA
- a CDS encoding DUF7315 family membrane protein — MSDGSASSTDPGGRNVVVPLRLYKTIIVFSTLIAVVAVVSGFLLLDAATLQTSLLRSLLESLLSALGLAVADGILSGILAVVALLVIAGGAGVYVLGTRFQAEGMGNSQEDADEGSDNG, encoded by the coding sequence ATGAGTGATGGCTCAGCGTCGTCGACCGACCCCGGCGGGCGAAACGTCGTCGTCCCGTTGCGACTCTACAAGACGATCATCGTCTTCTCGACGTTGATCGCAGTCGTCGCGGTCGTGAGCGGGTTCCTCCTGCTGGACGCCGCGACGCTCCAGACGAGTCTCCTGCGGAGTCTGCTCGAATCGCTCCTGTCGGCGCTCGGTCTCGCCGTCGCAGACGGCATCCTGAGCGGCATCCTCGCGGTCGTGGCACTGCTGGTGATCGCGGGCGGGGCCGGTGTCTACGTCCTCGGAACGCGGTTCCAGGCCGAGGGAATGGGAAACTCTCAAGAGGACGCCGACGAAGGTTCAGACAATGGCTGA
- a CDS encoding DUF7313 family protein, with the protein MQPLQFLVPLEPIEAVEPYLPAVILVLVLANMATRALAHRTYRKQAAASDDDEALSRYAPHSATNVLLVLVSFAFLIVEPHGGMVMSVLVLGVFLTDVFEFESRKVEARNGLDFEQPKAAVAASVIALLYAGFQSLFEFVAPFWNAVV; encoded by the coding sequence ATGCAACCGCTTCAGTTCCTCGTCCCCCTCGAACCCATCGAGGCGGTCGAGCCGTACCTGCCGGCAGTGATCCTCGTCCTGGTGCTCGCCAACATGGCGACCCGGGCGCTCGCCCACCGGACGTACCGGAAGCAGGCCGCCGCGAGCGACGACGACGAAGCACTGTCCCGGTACGCGCCGCACAGCGCGACGAACGTCCTCTTGGTGCTCGTGTCGTTCGCGTTCCTGATCGTCGAACCGCACGGCGGGATGGTCATGTCGGTGCTCGTGCTGGGCGTGTTCCTCACGGACGTCTTCGAGTTCGAGTCCCGGAAGGTCGAAGCACGGAACGGGCTCGACTTCGAGCAGCCGAAGGCCGCCGTCGCCGCCTCGGTGATCGCGCTGCTGTACGCGGGCTTCCAGAGCCTGTTCGAGTTCGTCGCGCCGTTCTGGAACGCGGTCGTCTGA
- a CDS encoding universal stress protein translates to MFDTVLIPTDGSEGSEIVVDQGIDVAKRHDAAVHGLFVVDTRAFLTLESDLQAETTARLRDEGERALAAITDAATAAGLDATVSIREGSPSDEIVAYADEAAVDLIVMGSHADYERNMLGSVSSSVVQESPVSVLTVKFSGRDV, encoded by the coding sequence ATGTTCGACACCGTACTGATTCCGACAGACGGGAGCGAGGGAAGCGAGATCGTCGTCGACCAGGGGATCGACGTGGCGAAGCGCCACGACGCGGCGGTCCACGGTCTGTTCGTCGTCGACACCCGCGCGTTCCTCACGCTGGAGTCGGATCTCCAGGCCGAGACGACGGCCCGACTCCGAGACGAGGGCGAACGCGCACTCGCCGCGATCACCGACGCCGCGACTGCGGCCGGTCTCGACGCGACGGTCTCGATCCGCGAGGGGAGTCCGAGCGACGAGATCGTCGCCTACGCCGACGAGGCAGCCGTGGACCTGATCGTGATGGGGAGCCACGCGGACTACGAACGCAACATGCTCGGGAGCGTCTCGTCCAGTGTCGTCCAGGAGTCGCCGGTCTCGGTCCTGACGGTGAAGTTCTCGGGACGGGACGTCTGA
- a CDS encoding ATP-NAD kinase, whose translation MIRVVHEGLTSRAEAVASLCRERDAAVTVSETAALAAGEFDADDRVVALGERALLAVGRVGVDAPVLPVGGESLPNSPTLDDLDTVVETVLAADPDVVDHPILSIGDDSGTERARAVLDVTLVTDEPARISEYAVRAGDREIDRFRADGVVVATPLGSGGYASAVGGPRLGPGTGLAVVPVSPFETQRDYWVVADPVALSVERDDSAVSLVADDTVVGAVGPEERLTVRPTGTLAVLRPDES comes from the coding sequence GTGATCCGTGTCGTCCACGAGGGGCTGACGAGTCGGGCCGAAGCGGTCGCGTCACTGTGTCGCGAGCGAGACGCGGCGGTGACCGTCAGCGAGACCGCCGCCCTCGCCGCCGGCGAGTTCGACGCCGACGACCGCGTGGTCGCACTCGGCGAGCGCGCACTGCTCGCGGTCGGTCGTGTCGGCGTCGACGCCCCGGTCCTCCCGGTCGGCGGTGAGTCCCTCCCGAACAGCCCGACGCTCGACGACCTCGACACCGTCGTCGAGACCGTGCTCGCGGCCGACCCCGACGTGGTGGACCATCCGATCCTGTCGATCGGGGACGACTCCGGGACCGAGCGCGCACGGGCCGTCCTGGACGTGACGCTCGTCACCGACGAACCCGCGCGCATCTCCGAGTACGCCGTCCGGGCGGGCGACCGCGAGATCGACCGGTTCCGCGCCGACGGGGTGGTCGTCGCCACGCCACTCGGCAGCGGCGGCTACGCGAGTGCCGTCGGCGGCCCGCGACTCGGCCCCGGGACCGGGCTGGCGGTCGTGCCCGTCTCGCCGTTCGAGACACAGCGCGACTACTGGGTCGTCGCCGACCCGGTCGCTCTGTCCGTCGAGCGTGACGACAGCGCGGTCTCGCTCGTCGCCGACGACACCGTGGTCGGCGCTGTCGGTCCCGAGGAGCGACTGACGGTCCGGCCGACCGGGACGCTCGCCGTACTCCGACCGGACGAGTCGTAG
- a CDS encoding DUF7314 family protein, with protein sequence MADEFAKGLAIFTGAGLAWMILAGWYRTASFESTTQLIDPLPENLGTFDQIGVLLMDGMLYFALLGALTFWVLIPGARQLRRAIDSRRQSN encoded by the coding sequence ATGGCTGACGAATTCGCCAAGGGACTCGCTATCTTCACCGGGGCAGGACTGGCGTGGATGATCCTCGCGGGCTGGTACCGGACGGCCTCCTTCGAGAGCACCACCCAGTTGATCGACCCGCTCCCCGAGAACCTCGGAACGTTCGACCAGATCGGCGTCCTGCTGATGGACGGGATGCTCTACTTCGCGCTGCTCGGTGCGCTCACGTTCTGGGTGTTGATCCCCGGCGCACGCCAACTGCGCAGAGCGATCGACTCGCGCCGCCAGAGCAACTGA
- a CDS encoding DUF7548 family protein → MDETQVAPRVGIVASVALIAVYLAPYLLIPNAGGDVGTYYSAGPVGASAIPFLAAVAVIAFLSGAQGRTDADVIAGLTLVMGLAVTALATLWAVTMPDNYLFSFPASASWIEWHRWLLLAVAAVIPVSAAGYARQVL, encoded by the coding sequence ATGGACGAAACGCAGGTCGCTCCGCGTGTCGGCATCGTGGCCTCGGTGGCGCTGATCGCGGTCTACCTCGCCCCGTATCTGCTGATCCCGAACGCGGGCGGCGACGTCGGGACGTACTACAGCGCCGGCCCGGTCGGTGCGAGTGCGATCCCGTTTCTCGCTGCGGTCGCCGTCATCGCGTTTCTCTCGGGCGCGCAGGGCCGGACCGACGCCGACGTGATCGCCGGGTTGACACTCGTGATGGGGCTGGCGGTGACGGCACTGGCGACACTGTGGGCGGTGACGATGCCGGACAACTACCTGTTCAGTTTCCCGGCGAGCGCCTCGTGGATCGAGTGGCACCGCTGGCTCCTGTTGGCCGTCGCGGCGGTCATCCCGGTCAGCGCGGCGGGATACGCCCGGCAGGTGCTGTGA
- the nth gene encoding endonuclease III — protein MGTPHESRDDQMLDVLDQLYEEYPDTTISLHFSTRLELLIAVMLSAQCTDERVNKVTADLFEKYHTAEDYATVDQAELAEDINSITYYNNKSKWIVSACQTIVEEHDGEVPDTMDELTALTGVGRKTANVVLQHGHDIVEGIVVDTHVQRLSRRLGLTEEQTPEKIEADLMGVVPEDDWQEFTHLLISHGRAVCTAQNPDCADCRLEAICPSSQVDHDVDLASGEAW, from the coding sequence ATGGGAACGCCACACGAGTCGCGGGACGACCAGATGCTCGACGTCCTCGACCAGTTGTACGAGGAGTACCCCGACACGACCATCTCGCTGCACTTCTCGACCCGACTCGAACTCCTGATCGCCGTGATGCTCTCGGCGCAGTGTACCGACGAGCGCGTGAACAAAGTCACCGCCGACCTGTTCGAGAAGTACCACACCGCCGAGGACTACGCCACAGTCGACCAGGCGGAACTCGCCGAGGACATCAACTCGATCACCTACTACAACAACAAGTCGAAGTGGATCGTGAGCGCCTGCCAGACGATCGTGGAGGAACACGACGGCGAGGTGCCGGACACGATGGACGAGTTGACCGCCCTGACCGGCGTCGGGCGCAAGACCGCGAACGTCGTTCTCCAGCACGGCCACGACATCGTGGAGGGCATCGTCGTCGACACCCACGTCCAGCGGCTCTCCCGGCGACTCGGCCTCACCGAGGAGCAGACCCCGGAGAAGATCGAAGCCGACCTGATGGGCGTCGTCCCCGAGGACGACTGGCAGGAGTTCACCCACCTGCTCATCAGCCACGGGCGGGCGGTCTGCACCGCGCAGAACCCCGACTGTGCCGACTGCCGACTCGAAGCCATCTGTCCCTCCTCGCAAGTCGATCACGACGTCGACCTCGCCAGCGGCGAGGCGTGGTGA
- a CDS encoding heavy-metal-associated domain-containing protein, with product MSEYTLHVPAMSCASCETMVREAATRLPGVACVDADAETGTVTVTGETATHERAVRAITEAGYPVEE from the coding sequence ATGTCGGAGTACACCCTCCACGTCCCGGCGATGTCCTGTGCCAGTTGCGAGACGATGGTCCGCGAGGCGGCCACCCGACTGCCGGGTGTCGCCTGCGTCGACGCCGACGCCGAGACCGGTACCGTCACCGTGACCGGCGAGACAGCGACTCACGAACGCGCGGTCCGGGCGATCACCGAGGCCGGCTACCCCGTCGAGGAGTGA
- a CDS encoding aldo/keto reductase — MEYTTLGDTGMEVSRVCLGCMSFGTSDWRDWVLDETEGIELVDRALELGINFFDTANMYSAGESERVLGKALDGRRDEAVVATKGYFQMDESNPNSGGLSRKAIEQELDDSLDRLGMDTIDLYQTHRWDYDTPIETTMRALDDAVRRGKVRYLGASSMWAHQFAEALHTSDRLGLDRFATMQNHYNLLYREEEREMLPLCEKEGVGVIPWSPLARGYLARPHADAETTTRGETDDHARQHPYFEGGGREVNERVEELADEKGVKMAQIGLAWLLHQEGVDSPIVGTTSVEHLEDAAEAVDLDLSDSELAYLEEPAEPVRVSGHE; from the coding sequence ATGGAGTACACGACTCTCGGCGACACCGGGATGGAGGTCTCACGCGTCTGTCTCGGCTGCATGTCCTTCGGCACGAGCGACTGGCGCGACTGGGTCTTGGACGAGACGGAGGGCATCGAACTCGTCGACCGCGCACTCGAGTTGGGGATCAACTTCTTCGACACCGCGAACATGTACTCGGCCGGCGAGTCCGAACGCGTCCTCGGGAAGGCACTCGACGGACGTCGGGACGAGGCGGTCGTGGCGACGAAGGGCTACTTCCAGATGGACGAGTCGAACCCCAACTCCGGTGGTCTCTCGCGGAAGGCCATCGAACAGGAACTCGACGACTCACTCGACCGTCTGGGGATGGACACCATCGACCTCTACCAGACCCACCGCTGGGATTACGACACGCCCATCGAGACGACGATGCGCGCGCTGGACGACGCAGTCCGGCGCGGGAAGGTGCGCTACCTCGGTGCGTCCTCGATGTGGGCCCACCAGTTCGCCGAGGCGCTCCACACCAGCGACCGCCTCGGACTGGACCGGTTCGCCACGATGCAGAACCACTACAACCTGCTGTACCGCGAGGAGGAACGCGAGATGCTCCCCCTCTGTGAGAAGGAGGGTGTCGGCGTCATCCCGTGGTCGCCACTCGCTCGTGGCTACCTGGCCCGCCCGCACGCGGACGCCGAGACGACCACTCGCGGCGAGACGGACGACCACGCCAGACAGCACCCCTACTTCGAGGGTGGCGGCCGGGAGGTCAACGAACGCGTCGAAGAACTGGCCGACGAGAAGGGCGTGAAGATGGCTCAGATCGGCCTGGCGTGGCTCCTCCACCAGGAGGGGGTCGACTCACCCATCGTCGGCACCACCAGTGTCGAACACCTCGAAGACGCCGCCGAGGCGGTCGACCTCGACCTCTCGGACAGCGAACTCGCGTACCTCGAAGAACCCGCCGAACCGGTGCGCGTCTCGGGCCACGAGTAA
- a CDS encoding YhbY family RNA-binding protein → MSTQELRKEAHDLDVTVWVGKSGVGAVTDELADQLDDRKLVKVKFHRSAQGGTTVEELADELADAVGAELVETRGNTAVFH, encoded by the coding sequence ATGAGCACTCAGGAGTTGCGGAAGGAGGCACACGATCTGGACGTGACGGTGTGGGTCGGCAAGAGCGGCGTCGGGGCGGTCACCGACGAACTCGCCGACCAACTGGACGACCGAAAACTGGTGAAGGTCAAGTTCCACCGCTCTGCACAGGGCGGGACGACGGTCGAGGAACTCGCCGACGAACTCGCCGACGCGGTCGGCGCCGAACTGGTGGAGACGCGCGGGAACACGGCGGTGTTCCACTGA
- a CDS encoding cytochrome bc complex cytochrome b subunit: MSNTDDTNETAKTDGGEEVRADGTGIVAPDDETPTWRERKERTTGLSRLTYEYFERARREDQDLRTESDYVERDVLGFPTWPHEIVRNLSITAFFTGMILFLSATMPPHIADPANASVTPAIILPDWYLYWSFGLLKLNDLNPELAILGGQKLMADRTYGVLANVVVVGFIAMVPFLNKGSARRPVEQPFWSAVGVMGVVFAFTISLLSVKNLMPMDPTLLFDLTFLLPIVAGIITYAVLKTMREGYMYDLNRRYYRLRPPK, from the coding sequence ATGAGTAACACCGACGATACGAACGAGACGGCGAAGACGGACGGCGGCGAGGAGGTCCGTGCAGACGGCACGGGCATCGTCGCCCCCGACGACGAGACGCCGACGTGGCGCGAACGCAAAGAGCGGACGACCGGCCTGTCGCGGCTCACCTACGAGTACTTCGAGCGGGCACGCCGCGAGGACCAGGACCTCCGGACCGAGTCGGACTACGTCGAGCGCGACGTGCTCGGCTTCCCGACGTGGCCCCACGAGATCGTGCGGAACCTCTCGATCACGGCCTTCTTCACCGGGATGATCCTGTTCCTGTCGGCGACGATGCCGCCGCACATCGCGGACCCGGCGAATGCCAGCGTGACGCCGGCGATCATCCTGCCCGACTGGTATCTCTACTGGTCGTTCGGCCTGCTGAAGCTCAACGACCTGAACCCCGAACTGGCGATTCTGGGCGGCCAGAAGCTGATGGCCGACCGGACGTACGGCGTGCTGGCGAACGTGGTCGTCGTCGGCTTCATCGCCATGGTGCCGTTCCTGAACAAGGGGTCTGCACGCAGACCGGTCGAACAGCCGTTCTGGTCTGCGGTCGGCGTGATGGGCGTCGTCTTCGCGTTCACCATCAGCCTGCTGTCGGTCAAGAACCTGATGCCGATGGACCCGACGCTGCTGTTCGACCTGACGTTCCTCCTCCCCATCGTCGCGGGGATCATCACCTACGCGGTGCTGAAGACGATGCGCGAGGGCTACATGTACGACCTCAACCGTCGCTACTACCGGCTCCGGCCGCCGAAGTAA
- a CDS encoding DUF7321 family protein, which translates to MGAVADSTIAAVAFLLVTASFPFYLYGAWIMIDAETVTWDTLTYHLKFIVPGLLLNTVPVVFWMAPRLPDQLNGISALHAFLGLQAYALLVFALTGIVRIFQAKRAANLYDDPGQEVDLDDLHENMGAWRGRLRLGVFGYVFFWILAYVVGIFKFVSRYGLPF; encoded by the coding sequence ATGGGAGCCGTCGCCGACAGTACGATAGCCGCCGTCGCGTTTCTGCTCGTCACCGCGAGTTTCCCCTTCTACCTCTACGGGGCGTGGATCATGATCGACGCCGAGACGGTGACGTGGGACACCCTGACGTACCACCTGAAGTTCATCGTCCCCGGTCTGCTGTTGAACACGGTGCCGGTCGTCTTCTGGATGGCTCCGCGCCTGCCGGACCAACTGAACGGTATCTCGGCACTCCACGCGTTTCTCGGGTTGCAGGCGTACGCGCTGTTGGTGTTCGCACTGACGGGGATCGTCCGCATCTTCCAGGCGAAGCGGGCCGCGAACCTCTACGACGACCCCGGACAGGAGGTCGACCTGGACGACCTCCACGAGAACATGGGCGCGTGGCGCGGTCGCCTCCGACTGGGCGTGTTCGGCTACGTGTTCTTCTGGATTCTGGCCTACGTCGTCGGCATCTTCAAGTTCGTCTCGCGGTACGGCCTGCCGTTCTGA
- a CDS encoding DUF7319 domain-containing protein produces the protein MADAPSTGGSDADETADDTDAERADSTPSSVSDAGDQPPTETAPESSDPDLDALRQEVEDKYDFDNFGPADMAQMSPDEWDAVFDADTWITGTELLDRVEQDLRNRVAGREVFAVLERFVEDGEPRLLAYSDEGYAIVHPDGSIEGRGTVLRDVKPTVALCSMEDYDVPEPPENFALPDPNDVPEGSGQLGNNMLQVVAGAQILAGLGMLAIFFFTDRIPDANGAINLVAPIMAVLFILTGIFLFSVVANARLSDRFRAEEYRNRLRAVGLESGEIPEFVPVGADPETGELRRLTDAERAPELDGE, from the coding sequence ATGGCAGACGCACCCTCGACCGGTGGGTCCGACGCCGACGAGACGGCCGACGACACCGACGCCGAGCGAGCCGACTCGACACCGTCGAGTGTGTCGGACGCAGGTGACCAGCCCCCGACCGAGACGGCACCGGAGTCGAGCGATCCGGACCTCGACGCGCTCCGGCAGGAGGTCGAGGACAAGTACGACTTCGACAACTTCGGCCCGGCGGACATGGCACAGATGTCCCCCGACGAGTGGGACGCGGTGTTCGACGCCGACACGTGGATCACCGGCACCGAACTGCTGGACCGCGTCGAACAGGACCTCCGGAACCGGGTCGCCGGCAGGGAGGTGTTCGCGGTTCTGGAGCGGTTCGTCGAGGACGGCGAACCACGACTGCTCGCGTACTCCGACGAGGGGTACGCCATCGTCCACCCCGACGGGAGTATCGAGGGGCGGGGCACCGTCCTCCGGGACGTGAAGCCGACGGTCGCGCTCTGCTCGATGGAAGACTACGACGTGCCCGAACCGCCGGAGAACTTCGCGTTGCCCGACCCGAATGACGTGCCGGAGGGCTCCGGCCAACTCGGCAACAACATGTTGCAGGTCGTCGCCGGCGCACAGATTCTCGCCGGACTCGGGATGCTGGCCATCTTCTTCTTCACCGACCGCATCCCGGACGCGAACGGCGCGATCAACCTCGTCGCGCCGATCATGGCGGTGTTGTTCATCCTGACCGGGATCTTCCTGTTCAGCGTCGTCGCCAACGCCCGCCTCTCGGACCGGTTCCGCGCCGAGGAGTACCGGAACCGCCTGCGTGCAGTCGGCCTGGAGAGCGGCGAGATCCCGGAGTTCGTCCCGGTCGGTGCCGATCCGGAGACCGGTGAACTCCGACGGCTGACCGACGCCGAACGCGCCCCGGAACTCGACGGCGAGTGA